The Acidobacteriota bacterium genome includes a window with the following:
- a CDS encoding SDR family oxidoreductase has protein sequence MRKVLITGANRGLGLEMARQCLEQGDRGFAACRNPQDAAELLELQRHHGDGLTLVEVELADDASIRQALETVGQHTDGLDLLLNNAGVMPLHETPETLDGATLDETFHINCTAPMLVVREALPLLRRGTQPKVLNISSSLGSLTNKTTGGLYAYCASKAALNMLSRTLAHDLHRHGITVVAIHPGWVQTDMGGPRAPLEAPEAVRGILQVAATVSLQQSGQFLTWEGEEHPW, from the coding sequence ATGCGCAAAGTCTTGATCACCGGAGCCAACCGCGGCCTAGGACTGGAGATGGCCCGCCAATGCCTGGAGCAGGGCGATCGGGGCTTCGCCGCCTGCCGTAATCCTCAAGATGCCGCCGAGCTCCTCGAGCTCCAGCGTCACCATGGAGACGGGCTGACTCTCGTCGAGGTGGAGCTCGCCGACGACGCCTCCATCCGGCAAGCCCTCGAGACCGTCGGCCAGCACACCGATGGTCTCGACCTTCTGCTCAACAACGCCGGCGTCATGCCTCTCCACGAGACACCGGAGACCCTCGACGGCGCCACCCTCGATGAGACCTTCCACATCAACTGCACCGCCCCCATGCTGGTGGTACGGGAAGCCCTCCCCTTGCTCCGCCGCGGCACCCAGCCCAAGGTGCTCAACATCTCCTCCTCCCTCGGATCCCTGACGAATAAGACTACCGGCGGCCTCTATGCCTACTGCGCCTCCAAGGCCGCCCTCAACATGCTCAGCCGAACCCTGGCCCACGACCTCCACCGCCACGGCATCACCGTCGTCGCCATCCATCCCGGCTGGGTCCAGACCGACATGGGTGGCCCCCGCGCACCCCTCGAGGCCCCCGAAGCCGTCCGCGGCATCCTGCAAGTCGCCGCCACCGTCAGCCTCCAGCAGAGCGGCCAGTTCCTCACCTGGGAGGGCGAAGAGCACCCTTGGTAA